From the Gadus chalcogrammus isolate NIFS_2021 chromosome 18, NIFS_Gcha_1.0, whole genome shotgun sequence genome, the window GTACAGTGAGTTtgaaaatagagagagatggagagaaccTCGCTTTAAGACTGCGGTTGTTTCTTATCTCAAACATAACCGGCCTCTGTTTTACCATTTCTCTCAGCTCCTTCTCGCTGGTCCTGGACCAAATCAACCACTATCTCTTCATGGCCTCTCAAAGTGGCCCCTCCTTCGTCTGAAGGTTTTGTCCTACGCTCCGTGACATCCTGACGTTCGGCCGGTTGAGCTTCGCCCTCGGGGTGGTCCGAGCGCTTCATGCAGGGGGACCACCTCTTGGCAGGGCGCACCAGGCCCAGAAAGAGGGCGCCCAGTCCCATGCCCGCGGCACACGAGTAGAACGCAGAGCCGTAGTTCTGCGTCTTATCCACGAAGAAACCTAGGATGGGTCACGTGATTAATAAACAATCTTTTTATTTCcttaagcagacgctttgatcCAAAGCTGTTTACGGCGATATACAGGTGGGATAGATTTAGGCTAACCCATCTGAAAGCTGTTTAATCTCTACACTGTCCGCAGCCTACCTGTAGTCTTCCCAATCCACCCTACCTGCTATCGAATAACCTGCATCTGAATACACTGCAATAAGACAATTCTGATAAAACCATCTGCTAATTGTTAAAGGAGTCCCCAGGCGATTTTTAACCCCATTATTCTTTCCCTGAGGGTCACCCCATGTTGAGGGAAACTAAAAAACAGACACAAGTTGGTACCTTGCGAGACAGCACCAGATGAGTGCAGATGCACAGCCACCGGCTATCGGCTAGTATAGGCCTCCTGGATATGTCAACAGGGTAATACTGTTTCGCCACACTATTTGAGTTAAACGAGCGCGGGGATGTCTCGTAAGGAACCAACTCGTGTTACATAGGTCTTGGAATGGTTTTCTGAATGTGTTAGGAGCCCCGAAAGCGGATAAAGGCCTTGCCCCCATAGGTTAGCGTTATAGCTATTCCGCAGCGCCGGCAGCCAGTGCATATCTCTGGCTTGGTCTGATCAATTTTCGTCTGGTTTTTAGCTTCCCTCAACATGGGGTGACCCTCAGGAAACCAACAATGGGGTTAAAAATCAGCAGAATTCTCTTATAATAGTTAAATGTAGTGAAAATATCACTGGCAGTAATCACTTAGTTGTCAGTTTCTTCTGCCATCGGGCGAATTAACACATATGAGATCCGTCCGACCAAATAAGGACATCCCGTCGGCCCTACCTCCCAGCGGCGGGCCGGCCAGCCCGGCGAAGCTCTGGATGAAGACGTAGACCCCGGCCGCCGACGCCATCCTCTGGATGCCCACCACGTCGTCCTCGGCCAACATGGGGATGTGGCTGCACGATATGCAGCCCATGAAGAAGCCGAACCCGGAGCAGCACACGGCCAGGCCGTAGAACTCCCTCACCAGCGCGAAGGCCAGCAGCACCAGCGTCATGCCGACCACACAGCCCAGCAGCACCATGAGCTTCTGCCTCCTGACCCACGGCCGGGACAGCAGCCACCCGGCCGAGAGGCGGCCGACCACCTCGGCCACGGCCATGATGGACAGCATGCAGGAGGCGCGCTCGCGCTCAACGCCGCGACTCACGCTCAGCTCGATGATGTAGAGGGGCGGCGCGAAGAAGCCCAGCGTGGCGCACAGCCCGAAGAGGGAGTAGCAGATGAAGCTGCCCTCGCGCAGGATGGAGAAGTCGAGGAGCTTCGCCTTGGGCCGGGAGACGACTGCCGGCTCGCCTCCGTCCTCCCGCTTCACCTCGTCGTCCGTCCCTAGTTTCTCCTCCTCGTCGCCGCCGGCTGATCGCCTCGCGTCGCTCTCCCAGACTCCCGTCGCTTTTTTCTCGCACGTGTCCTTCATCATCCGGCCCTCAGGCCCCTCCTCCGACGACACGCCAGAGTCGTCGGAGCTGAGCGAGTCTCCGTGGGTCGGCTTCGTGTCCCCGTCGTGCCGGGCCTTCGTCAGGGAGGGGTTCCACTCTGTGGCGGGAGACTCGTCTCGGCTCAGCGCCACCTTCTCTTCCTGCCGGGCGGGCTGGATCACGATGGGCCGGAGCAGAGCCCCGCACAGGATGATGATGCCCTGCAGCGCTCCGATCACCACCATGGTGTGGCGCCAGCCCATGTGATCCCGCAACGCAGAGAAGGCTGCCgggagggggagcagaggaCATGTGTCCTTAAAGCGGCCCTCTAACTAAGTCAAACACAGGAACTGTTTGATCATTATAAAGCagaacaataataatgatagaaAGGGGAGATAGACTGCTAGATACAGATTGTTCTACAGACAGAAAAGAGACAGATGCCAGAGAAAAACATAATCAGAATGTCTAAACCAGAAAAtttactttttttaatgcattaaAAGAAATGCAGGAAAACGCGATCGACTCATCTCCCCATTGTGATGACATTCCCAATCGAGTCGTCTACAAGGCTCCACATGTGGACATGTGGTGCATTGTACCCCACACGTCTCGTCGCCCCCCTCGGGGTCCCCTCAGTGCACTCACCGGGGGCCAGGGCGAACATGGCGACGGACTCCCCGGTGGAAGCCAGTGCCGTGACCAGGGAGCGTCGGCGGTCAAAGTACTGGGATAAGATAGTCACCGTGGGCAGGAAGGTCAGACAGTAGCCCAGGCCTGTAGAGACAAGGACAAAGACTTACAAGTTTTAAACCCAGGCATAAAACAACCGGTGATAACATGGAAACCGCTTCAGGGAAATGTAGAATGAGGAGAGGAACCTCAACCTTTTTGCCGAGCCGTACCTGCAACCATTCCCATAGTGATGTACATCTGAaagatggaggtggtgaaggcAGTGGCGATGGTTCCCAGGGAGATGAGGACCCCTCCCAGCATAACAACCGGCTGGAAGCCGAAGCGGTTGGACAGCACCGACGCGAGAGGGGCTGTGGACGAGTTGAAGGGGGTCGGGTTTGCTTACTACCTACAGCAGAGAGGCCAGAAAGCCTCTGTAACGCATTAGCTTCCTTGGATTGCTCTCATTCATACTTAAAGAGTCTGCCAAATGAATGAATGTTGCCTAAATGTAAACAGGAAAACACTCAACTATTTCCCCACCAAGAAAATGTATAGTGTGATTGCATTGAATGTCTTGTCTTTGAGTAACAGTTGCCTTTGAGTATGGTTCACTGCGGTGTGTTTCCATCCTTTCATTAGCAGGAGAGCTGTTTGTCACTTTCACAAGGTAACCAGCCATACTTTTCTTTCTCAAAGCCACTCTCTGACCAACGGCGTTCACTGATGACCTCTGACATCTTTCACACTCACCCATGAAAGTCATGATGAAGACACAGATGGAGAGGACCCAGGAGACCTTGCTGTTGCTCTCCCCAAACTGCTTCACCAGGTCCTGGAGGAAGATGCCGAAGCTCTTGATGGTGCCGTAGGTGAACATCTCGACCAGGAAGAAGGCCACGGCCACCAGCCAGCCCCAGCCACCGTCTGGGATCTCCTGGTACTCGTTGGGGCGGAAGAGGAGGCATCCTCTGAGCCCATGGACAGCCATGGCAGAGGCTGAGCTAAAGAGAGCATAAAGGTGGATTTCGTTTAGAACagagtcggtgtgtgtgtcactgaacGTGTCAATTTTTTCCTcgtcagaaaaacaaaaaacaaacacgctTTGGATTAGTAATATTCATGGCTAACTTTAATAGTGCACAACTTCTCAAAAGGTAAATTAGAAACAGGTTTTTAAAGAGGCGGTTTGATCCAGAATGCACCCTTTAAACTGTTTTCCCGAAGGCTATTACCTGCACATGTAATTACAAGAATCTAAagctttttcagttttgtgtccCGGTGCAACCTGATTCTAAAAAACATCTTGTCAACCAAACATAACGCTGTAGCACAGTGATTAACCACCGTTTGGAAATTGACGAAGGGCGCACCAGAGGTTGGCACTTTTAAATTTGAACTGCTCCTATGTTGCAATACTTAcggtaaaataataatttataattcaCGGTAACATTGATCCCGCCACACTTCCGGAGTTGACGGAGGCAACAACAACTCACTGGAGGACAAGAAGTCCATTTTCAGTGCAAGTCTCTTTACACGTCAGCGTGGCATTTAACACAAAGTATActaaccagatgcagacacggaCATTATAGTTTAGGTACCGGTATTTGCAAAACTATAGCCTAACTAGTTAGATGCTACTGTTTACGTAGTCTAATTTCTTTCGCCATTGTAATTGTTAGTTATTACGTTTTTATTATTCTCACTGTCGAATCCCTACCTTGGTTAGTGGCATGATTAAATTCCATGCCTGCGGATTACCGAAGAAAAGAGATTACCATCAGGATTTACTTGATATCAAGACTACAGCGAAACCACTCCTCAGATCCAACCTCTTGTTAGCCATTAGCCATGCTTCAGCGTATGCGATTGTTTTTCTACAAAACATCTTTGCAAATACATTTCTTGCTCAGTTTACTTTCCCTGATAGTCTTATTTTCTAAATTGACCGTGGGCAGTCTCGGGGCATAATAAATATGATAATATGTAATAATATTTAATTTTATCATATTTAAAGTTCAGTCAGATGCAAACATATTACACGTGGATCTTATTTCGAGTAGGAGCTCACGGAGAGATCATGTTGAAATGTATAGTTATAATACAGAGGCAGACAAAAGAGGAAGGACAGTCACATTCTGGCCCCAATGTTTTAGCCCCTTGACCCGGTCTCTAGGTCTGAAAACGTTTGGTTTTTCAAAATCTTAAAAGCTTATCAGCACTCAGCAGTCCTCTTGCGATGACCACTGCTGGCCGATGGACATTTCGGGAGGCCCCTAAACCCCTTCTGACAGATGACTGGCCTGGCCAATAATCACTGAAGCCAGTAAAGTCTGGTaagattatatttatatagaacTTCTTCAAACATAAAATTGACAGAAAGGATGAAAAAAAGACTATCATACAATGATCAAAGAACCAGATCATATAGTTATATAAAGGGGAGACTAAAGTACACCAACACTGAACAGATCATCTGACTAAGCAGACCATTGTTCTGGACCAAATTGTAGGAGGAAATATAGGCGACGTTAGGGCTACCACACCATCTACAAGGGATTTAGAGAGTATTTCCAAATGGGTGGTGACTATAATCTGCCCTGGTATTTAAATAAGAATATCCATTGATATGAAAGAACCTGAAGTTTCAGTGTAGAAGTTAAATACCCTTCACATAAAGTTAACGTCGGCCATACATACTTAATCTATGTTTGGTTTACGGCAGTTCCGTCTGCTTTACATCATAAGGAGACTGCATTGTGTGAAGCCTTCGATGTCCACCATGTGGCTTGACTACGACTTCATCGGTTTGTCTGAATGAATCCACTTTAATAAACCAATAATTACACAAATTACTACTTTTGATTCTGTCATTAAGTCCCACCGACCCGAAGTTTGAGCCACAGACAATTAGAGCCATCTGTGACGCGATTATGGTTGACATAGCTCACCGGTTGAGACACAGTTGCCGGGATCGCTCCTCGCCAAGCCGCTGTAAATCCCGCTCTGAGGCGAGGTTAGTAGGCTAGGCTAAGTTGCACGTAATGCCTACATGGTCCTCGGTCTACACTACCTTCTGCGTCTTGGTATTAGTTGTAGTAGGCGCGACTTGTGAGCGATCGGGTTACTATAGATCCTTGTGCCGGgtttgaatgagagagagatagacattgacttagccgagagagagagagagagagagagagagcgagagagagagagacagacagacagacagacagaaagactattgatttaggtgtgtgtgtgtgtgtgtgtgtgtgcgtgtgcgcgtgtgcgcgcacttagccgagagagagagagagagggggggtgggggggagagacttggacgtaagagagagagagagaggggggggggggggggggggagagagacttggacgcaagagagagagattgaaattTGTGCTGAAATTTTTCTTTGGCACTAACCAAACAAGAAGGTCAATAACAACAACACGCGACCATAATTGAAAACGGAATTCTGTGAACAGGCTCAACCATCACCCAATTAAACTGGTGCGCGTCCGAGAGAGAGACTATTGACGTCTTTTTTTGAGGGAGAGTTCTTTCTCTTCAAAATAATTGCCTAATTGCACACCTCCTCTACAGTGTACAGTGTATCTTTAGTGTATCTGTTTCTAGGATGCATTGGAATTTTTTAAgcacattttaatatttatattttcagtatttaatattcaaatatttatgcAAATATATTTTGAACATAACGTTTTATACTTTGACCTGCTTTTGCAACGTTAACATTTGTTTTTCATGCATATACAActtttttgaatttaattgaaaacAATTGAGGGAGACATATTGGCATGGCCTTTtttttagagagagaaagagcgaggtgAGAGAGTGACTATTGACTTGCCTTTTAAATGTGCGTTGTAAATTCTTAGTACTGCCTGAGAAGCACAGAATAAAGATATGTATTACACAGCATGTTTTTAGCAAGCTAACCTGTCCTAACATATGTTTACAGTAAATGAGGACACTGGCCAAATCGATCCAAAATGATGGTGGGTGTAACTCTTCTCCTCACTGGGGTCCTAGTCTCTGGAATACTGCTGCACAAAGCCAACCAAAACACAGCATATGTATCTACACCCTCGGAAAGGCCCAACTTCATCATCATACTGGCTGATGATATAGGCTGGGGTGACCTGGGGGCCAACCAGCCAGGGCAGAGAgcaaacaacaccccaaatatAGATCTACTGGCTCTCCAAGGCCTCAGGTATGGTATGGTACACTTCCCCCACTCAGCCCTCACATTTGAATACCCTTCATGGAACTCAGTTCAGTTTATATCTCATTTACATGTAATCGTTGAGTGGGCACTTTTTCATCTAAAGCCACTTATTAAGTGGCGCCAAACAGACAGTTGTAATCGGTATTGTAATACAGCCCAAGAAAACTAAGTGCCATAACTTTATTGTTTTCAACGTATATTCATCAACAGGATAGACTAATTGGCTCTCCATGACAATCATCATTACGATGACaatgtgtgaaaaaaaaatcaaacacaGTAAAACAAAATGTCCCCTCCAGGTTGACAGACTTCCATTCGCCGGCGTCCACCTGCTCTCCGTCCCGCGCCGCCATTCTCACCGCTCGCTACGGCGTCCGGAACGGCGTGACACACAACTTCGCCGTCCGATCGGTGGCGGGCCTGCCCCTGTCTGAGGTGGCGTTGCCACGGTTACTGCAGGAGTCCGGCTACTACACGGCCATGATAGGGAAATGGCACCTGGGTCACTGCGGGCCCTACGCTCCGACGAGCCGAGGTCAGTGGAGGACACTGACCACGAAATCGGGAGTCATTCTCTCAATCCCAACTCTAACTCTGTTTCTCAAATGTCGCCCTACGGGCATGTCCGGTTTTTTGTTAGCTTCGGCGGTACCAAAGAGAGAAAACAATGAAATCATTATCAATCCCTGGTGCTTATTGACTGAGTTTTAGACCATTGGCCTCCTTTACTCTGTTTTGCTCTATGCACATGACTTCCATAAATGATCATGCAAAGGAAGGGACCTTTGAGGGACCTTTCGAATCATTAATATGCGTGTCATAGAGTGTGTCGACCAGTGGGTCAACCAAAAACGCAGAGTGTGTATCTACACTCACGGAAAGGCTTCATCATCATACTAGCTGATCATGGCAGGGTGGGGGTTGACCTGGGGGCCAACCAGCTGGGGCAGAGAGCAAACCACACCCCCAATATTGATCTACAGTCTCTCAAAGGCCTGAGGTCATGACTTCCATACAATAACATGCAGAGGAACATGAGTGACATTTCATATCATTAATATGTGTGTCATAGAGGGGAAGATCAAGATGGAGAACCGCTTCTCCAATAAAAAACTAGTGGcaaagtaatatttttgtcttgTCGTTGACGCCacaaagcagcagcagatggAACGTGTGTAGATCATGTGGTTTGTTcacatttatttgtgtgtgtgtcttctgtttTGGGCGGGCGCAGGGTTCGACTACTACTTAGGAATTCCCTACAGTAACGACATGGGCTGTACGGACGTTCCCGGATCTGACCTGCCTCCCAGCCAACCCTGTTCTGCAGGCCCTCAGGGAGAGCCCAGGTAGGACTTCAGCGGCTTCTTTGCGTCatcatcacacgcacacacagcgatGCTGCCCCAGACAAACCTGGACACTCGACGCTTTGTCAGAAATGTGATACAGGGTCAACACAAATGGTGTAACTTTGGTTCAATTGGTTAAAATGTGCAAATGCCTTGGTTCCAGTGAAACCAACTGCTCTCACCACCTTCTTTTCTGGTTCTTAATTCTAAATCCCATTCAGAAGTGTGGTTACATTTCCCTAAAGTGGATGCGGACCCTGCTCGTTGCCTCAAGTGCAACAAGTCTTTTCATGTAAAAGCCGAAACACAAGCAAAATCCGAAACATTGAGCGAATGTGCATCTCATACAGCTTTCGACAGCCTAGCTCGTAGATGATCTCTGGTTGCCCCATCAGGTACGCTGGCAGCCTATAGCCCATACATGGAGTTAGATTAATAATTGTAATGATTAATTAATGGTTAATGATTAAAACTAACTATTGGCCAATCGCTAATTGTTAAACATTCTATGGCGTTCATAAATTCAATCTTAAATGGTGCTGCTGTTATCACAGTGCATTTTAACACTCCTATTTCTTTGGAGTTGTTGACCAGGGCGATAGAGTTGTTATCTGCTTGGACCCCCCCGGAATGTCAGACCCGTGTCATTAAGGGACAGCTCGTTCCTCCTCCTAAGCCTTGTGTTTCGAAAATATTGTTGATCACATGAGGCTGTTGACTGCAGAGTGGGCCTGCCGCTGTTGGAGAACTGCACCGTTGTGCAACAGCCTCTGGACCTGTGGACTCTCACCCTGCGCTACAGAGACGCAGCTCTGAGGATCATCCACTCTGCCAGGCAAGGCCAGGACCCAACCGCACACATGACAAACACCGTGTTGGGATGAAGTCCCTCGCTTTCTTCCTCCAAACATCGCAACTGAAAAAAGAAACGATCACATATataatcttttcttttttaaggtTCTCTTAGTAAGATTTGATAGCTTTAGAGAGAGTGACCTGAAAAGAGCAGAAGATAAAACACGTCATTGTTTACATGCAGTACTATATAGAAGCAATATTTGTCATCTTTTTGTAGTTTCCTTTGCATTTCAAAAACCTTTAATTTGTAGGCGGTCAATCTCGTGAATCTTACCTACTACCTACTATTACTACTGTGTGGTTGTAAAATATTGGTCTGAATTTGAAGAAAGGGAGACAGCATTGAGCTTGTTGTAGAAcctgtgcactcacacacacacacacacacacacacacacacacaaacacacacacacacacacacacacacacacacacacacacacacgtacacacacacacacacacacacacacacacacacacacacacacacatacacgcacacacacgcacagtgaaCCTAAACAGTAGTTCTACTGCCTGCATTCCATAGCACTGTCGCTGCTAAGGTAACTTCCTATCTCCTTTCAATTGTGTGCATAGCACACATTTCTATTGTGACAAAGAAAATGTACACTAAACTTTACAAACTCCGctgtacggaagaggattagggccacacctaaggaaagaaaaaaaaaaaaatctgacttttttctcagaattctgagattaaagtcaaaactattttttcttttttaggcgtggccctaatcctcttctgtCTTCCAAAAGGTGAGTGAAACTGGAACATGTGTTGTTTTGGTGCAAGTTTCACTCACCTTTAGGTCTTCCATTGACGAAGtggcttcttcttcctcctccttctgcataaagcaaagtgtctctcccacagaGGTTGATCCTTACAGGTACCCGTATTTCTGACTTTAAAATCagtattctgactttaatctcagaattctgagattaaagtcagaattcagatttttttctcagaattctgagaataaagtcagattttttatttttttttatgagtggccctaatcctcttccgtacctCTGCGTGACTGTCAGGATTTGCCCTGTCCCTTTTTTTGCCAGACAACGGAAACAGCCGTATTTGCTCTACGTAGCATTGGCCCACATGCATGTGCCcttagccccgcccccggcgTCCTTCTCAACCAATGAACTTGATGGGGGGCGGGACGTGTATGCGGCGAGCCTGCAGGAGATGGATGATCTGGTTGGGGCGCTAAAGCGAGCGTCGGATGAAACCAACCGTGATAACACGCTCATCTGGTTcacaggtgaggtgaggtgaggtgaggtgaggtgaggtaggtaggtaggtaggtaggtaggtaggtaggtaggtaggtaggtaggtaggtaggtaggtaggtaggtaggtaggtaggtaggtaggtaggtaggtaggtaggtaggtaggtaggtaggtaggtaggtaggtaggtgtgtgtgtgtgtgtgtgtgtgtgtgtgtgtgtgtgtgtgtgtgtgtgtgtgtgtgtgtgtgtgtgtgtgtgtgtgtgtgtgtgtgtgtgtgcgcaacaAGGCTGTGTAAGAGTcaatgtgtgttgctgtgtgcagGCGATAACGGCCCCTGGGAGAAGAAGTGTCAGTATGCAGGAAGTGTGGGGCCGTACACTGGGACGTGGCAGACCAGCCGAGGTATGTTTGCCGGTGTCCGGTCAGCACCATCCAAACCTCATCTGACCATGGGAGCTGATTTCTACCCTTTCCAAATCGCCTACCTGTTGCTAACTATAACGAATACACGAGTCGCTTCGCAGACACTTTTAATCCAAAAACATTTGCAGACAATATCATTCCAGATGCATGGCATTAAACTGACCACAGGATCTTAAAATGTAACATCACCATAACATATCACAGAGGGATGCATCCACTACACACTATACCTCTGAGGAATATCTTGTCATTTAAATGACCAAAAAGTATATTCATCCACACCTCAAAGTCAGCTTACACACTTGGGAAGACACAGATGTCTTCCCAAGACTTGCGCAGTGTGTAAGTCTTACACACTCGGCTGTGCTTCAGCGGCGCCGGCGCCGTCATGTGACCCTACGTCGACTGGTTGACCGCTTGGCTGCGTAGCAGGAGGGAACAGGGACTCCACCCATTCAGTCGGCTTGAAGGAACAGAAGGGAACAGATGGACAGAGATGACATGATATCGCAGTGGATTTGATGGCGCATCCATTCAAAGTAAATTTGGGATTTCTGTCGTCAGAAACCCGGAGGGGTTTACCATATCTTCC encodes:
- the LOC130371177 gene encoding monocarboxylate transporter 7-like; its protein translation is MAVHGLRGCLLFRPNEYQEIPDGGWGWLVAVAFFLVEMFTYGTIKSFGIFLQDLVKQFGESNSKVSWVLSICVFIMTFMAPLASVLSNRFGFQPVVMLGGVLISLGTIATAFTTSIFQMYITMGMVAGLGYCLTFLPTVTILSQYFDRRRSLVTALASTGESVAMFALAPAFSALRDHMGWRHTMVVIGALQGIIILCGALLRPIVIQPARQEEKVALSRDESPATEWNPSLTKARHDGDTKPTHGDSLSSDDSGVSSEEGPEGRMMKDTCEKKATGVWESDARRSAGGDEEEKLGTDDEVKREDGGEPAVVSRPKAKLLDFSILREGSFICYSLFGLCATLGFFAPPLYIIELSVSRGVERERASCMLSIMAVAEVVGRLSAGWLLSRPWVRRQKLMVLLGCVVGMTLVLLAFALVREFYGLAVCCSGFGFFMGCISCSHIPMLAEDDVVGIQRMASAAGVYVFIQSFAGLAGPPLGGFFVDKTQNYGSAFYSCAAGMGLGALFLGLVRPAKRWSPCMKRSDHPEGEAQPAERQDVTERRTKPSDEGGATLRGHEEIVVDLVQDQREGAERNGKTEAGYV
- the LOC130371179 gene encoding arylsulfatase G-like, producing MMVGVTLLLTGVLVSGILLHKANQNTAYVSTPSERPNFIIILADDIGWGDLGANQPGQRANNTPNIDLLALQGLRLTDFHSPASTCSPSRAAILTARYGVRNGVTHNFAVRSVAGLPLSEVALPRLLQESGYYTAMIGKWHLGHCGPYAPTSRGFDYYLGIPYSNDMGCTDVPGSDLPPSQPCSAGPQGEPRVGLPLLENCTVVQQPLDLWTLTLRYRDAALRIIHSARQRKQPYLLYVALAHMHVPLAPPPASFSTNELDGGRDVYAASLQEMDDLVGALKRASDETNRDNTLIWFTGDNGPWEKKCQYAGSVGPYTGTWQTSRGGGSAKQTTWEGGHRVPTVAYWPSRIPANTSSHALLSGMDIFPTLLSMAGLKPPVDRRYDGIDATDVLLNGDQTGREFLFHPNSGASGLFGDLQTIRAGKHKAFYITGSAEACGGGRGTQLLHDPPLIFDLGVDQAEATPLDAGAPEYQEVLGKVTKAREELLWDIATDQSVSAADYTQDQSAAPCCDPQRASCRCPGPAGG